Genomic window (Granulicella arctica):
TACCAAGCTCGCCGCAGGTCTTCACCTTGCTCCGCACATAAATCTCGGAAGCGGGGACGTGGCCCACCAGGATGACCGCCAACCCGGGAATAATCCCCTGGGCCGCCAACTCCCTAACCTCTACCCCAACCTCTGCCTTGATCTCCGCAGCGATCAAAATTCCATCGAGAATCTTTGGACCTACACTCATACCCCCTATCGTACCGTGGAGACATTGAGAGCATTTGACTACACTGGCTATATGAGTGTTCGCGACTTCACCCAGGACGATCTCCACTGGCTCGCGTGCCCCCTGTGCCACGGATCACTGCATTTGGACCTGCTCGCTGCAGTTGTCCAGTGCGAGACATGTCGTTGTACGTACCGTGTGAAAGACCGCATTCCGGTATTAATCCTTAGCGCGTAAAGCAAGCGCAGGCACTCCCGCGTTGTTACTATAGTTACTCTAGTAACCAGATTAAGGTGACTATTAGGCATTTTGGTTGTGACTTTTGTCGCGCACTGTGTTCCAATTGGGGACAGTCGAGTTAGCCCTACAAATAAACTTGACTTTGTTGATCACTAAAGACGGGAAAGAAGAATTTTCGCTCTTGCAAGAAATTTTTTCTAGAAGCGAATCCAAACATCCCGTCCTCTCGTAACAGTGTTAGAACGTTACGGAAGACCTGCTACTCGAGCTTCATAACAGGTTCAAATCGATCGCACTTACCCTTAGGCGGATCTCAATGAGTCAACAGCTGAAGATTGAAAAGTTCGCCGCTACTGATCTCACCGACTTGCGCAGGGAACTTCAGCAGTCCGGCCTCGATTCCTGGCAGGCTGCCGAACTTGTAAGCGCTTTCCTTTCAGGCCGTGGCTATGGCGTCGCAAGTGATGAACTCCGCACCGCCACAACGCGTATCGACTGTTTTACCTGTTCCATTCAGCGCATTCAGGAAGAACTCGAAAAAGTCGCTCTGTTCATGTAGCTGAATATTGCATCACTGCTGCCCTGGCAAGCCCTCCCCTATGTCTGGTCCCCCAATAAACCGCACTGTTCCGCTGTAGAAGCGACCGAATGACCCCTCATCCGGTCGCTCGCTCCCGCTCTGGCTGTAGCTTTTCATGGCGATGCTGCATCCTTATGAATATGAGCATCATCCGGGCCGCCATCGTCGCCCCTCGCAACTTCTCCTCCATCGTTAGACTCACGACGCTCCTCCTTGTCGCCTCGACACTTGCTGCCCAATCGCCCGCCAGCAATCAGAGCCTGCCCGCCGCTGATAAGTCCGTGCTCCCCACTGCCTCCTCTCGCGCAGAGACGGACACCACCGGCCAGCGCGGAGCCACCTTCAATTCCATGGCTCCTTCCGTACCTCCCGCTCCGCCTGCGGGACGGCCAAGCATTGGCCTGGCTCTCGGCGGTGGGGGCGCTCTCGCCATGTCCGAGATAGGCGTCCTTCAATGGTTCGAAGAGCACCATATTCCAGTCGACATGATCGCCGGGACCAGCATGGGCTGCATGGTCAGCACCCTATACGCCTCCGGCAAGACCATCGACCAGCTCAAAGCGGTCATGAACGACGACGTCTTCAGCTCCGTCTTCTCCCTCGGCACCTCCTACAAGGCGCTCAACTATCGCCGCCGCGAAGATAATCGCGCCCTCCCCAACGCCATCACCGTCGGACTCAAGCATGGCGTCTCCTTCCGCAACAGCGTTCTCATCGATCAGGGTCTCAACGCCTTCCTCGACCGCCAGTTCCTGCCCTACAACGACCGCACCGACTTCAACACTCTCCCGATCCCGCTTCGCTGCAAGTCCACCGATCTTACCGCCGCAAAGTCCGTCACTTTCACACGCGGATCGCTTCCCGATGCCGTACGGGCCAGCGTCTCCATACCCGGGATCTATCGCCCGTACGCGATCGGCAATCACGAATTCGTCGACGGAGCCGTCCTCGAAAACCTCCCCACGCAGACGATCATCGGGATGAAGGCCGACGTCGTCCTCGCCATCAGCCTGCCGCTCTCCCCCGTAGGTGCAGGGGACCTCAACTCAATCCTCGGCGTACTCCAGCGCAGCTTCTCGGTCGCCATTGAGGCCAATGAGGAACAATCCCGCAAGCTAGCCGCCGTCGTCATTGAGCCGGACGTCAAGGGCTTCACCGCAACCGATTACCTCAAGACACCCGGCCTCTCTGAGCGCGGCTATCAGGCTGCCGAGGCGCATAAAGCCGAGCTTCTGAAATACGCAGTGGACGATCAGCAATGGGCCGCCTACCTCGCCCAGCGGGCCTCGCGCCTCCCCGGACCTCCCGGAACCGTCCTCCATGTCCATATCAAGTCTCCCAACCAGCAGGTCACCCGTGCCGTGCAGAAGTCCTTTCTTCCCATCGTCAACAAGCCGGTCGACGCGAAATCTATCGAAGCCCTCCTCGACCAGGTGCGCAGCGACGGTCGATACGACGCCGATTACACCGTGGGTTACGAAACCACGCCAGACACCGGGCAGGCCGAAGCCGTCACCAACCGGCCCGTCGTTACGGTCACCATCGAAGACAAGAAGACCGGACCACCCTTCCTCGAGGTCGGCGCCAACGTTGAAGCTCAGACCGGCGGCGTCACCCGCGCTACCCTCGAAGCCACCCTCGTCGATCAGGACCTTGGCGGCTATGGCTCCGAGCTCCGCGCTCACTTCGCGATCGGCTTTCTCACCGACCTTACCGGCGAGTACTACCGCCACATCACCTCGCTCGGCAAGACCCAGGGCGGCCTCTTCATCGCTCCCCAGGCCGTCCTCCACCGCGAGCCCTTCTATATCTACCAGGATCAGCACCGCATCTCCGAGCGGCAGTTGCAGCACGCCGGCGGTGGCGTCGATATCGGCTGGAGCGACCAGCGCATCCAGGAACTTCGCGTCGGCTGGCAGGGAGGCCAGGAGCGCTGGCAGACCGAGACCGGCTCCGACAATCTTGCACCCGCCAACCTTATCGGCACCATGCAACGCGCCCGCGTCCGCTACACCTTCGACAATCAGGACCGCGCCCTCGTTCCGCAGTTCGGCTTCCGCTTCACCACGGAGGCGGGCTACCTTTACAACTCGGTCGCCAGCCCCAACACCCCGCAGTTCACCACCCGCATCAGCTACTCCCACCAGATCGCCACCAATATCTTCGTGATGGCAGCCGAGGGCGGCACCATGCTGAACCGGAACGTCGCCCAGCCCTTCCGCTTCACGCTCGGCGGTCCGCTGCGCCTCACCGCCAGCGCCATCGACGAGTTTCGCGGCACCGACTACTTCCTCGTCGAACCCGCCTTCCTTCGACGCGTAGCCAAGCTTCCTTCACCGCTCGGCCAAAGCATCTATCTCGGAGCCGCTTACGAGGCTGGCCAGATGCGCTCTCCCGACGCCCGCACCATCACCCGCCAGGACGTCTACTTCGGCATCGTCGCTGAAACGCCTCTCGGCCTCATCACCATAGCCCCCGCCATCGGCGACGACGGCCACCGCAAGTTCGTCTTCACCCTCGGCAAGCTCTTCTAAGCGCGCAAGCTCGTCGTCTTTGCCTCGCCCATACCGCCGCGAAATGAGCGACAATCGCAGCACTATGTCCGAATCCAGACCACCATTTCCGCCCTTCACCCTTGAAACTGCCACCCAGAAAGTTCGCGGAGCCGAAGACGGCTGGAACTCCCGCGACCCCCGGAAGGTCTCCCTCGCCTACTCCGAGGACAGCCGCTGGCGCAATCGCCACGAGTTCGTCACCGGTCGCGAGCAGATCGTCGCCTTCCTCACTCGCAAATGGGCTGGCGAACTCGAATACCGCCTCATCAAGGAGCTCTGGGCCTTCACCGGCAACCGCATCGCCGTCCGCTTCGCCTACGAGTCCCACGACGCAGCCGGCCAGTGGCACCGCTCCTACGGTAATGAGAACTGGGAGTTCAACGAGGCGGGCCTGATGACCTACCGCCACGCCAGCATCAATGACCTCGCCATCGCCGAAACCGACCGCCTCTTCCACTGGCCCCAGGGCCGTCGCCCTGACGATCACCCTTCCCTCAGCGATCTCGCCCTCTAAAGCTCATTGGGCGGAATCACCAGAGCCTCGGCGTACTTCGCGATGTCCATGTCCATCGCTCCCGGCTTATACGTCGCCATCCCCGATAGACGCAGCCTCACCGTATTCGAAAGAACGGCGTTTGCCGGGATGGTGCGGTGCTTCGGCAGTCCCCAGGGAATCAATCTCCATTCATCATGTGCTGTGCTCAACGGCAAAAAGGGCTTTGGTGCAAGCGACGCCTCCACCGCCTTATCGTCAAAGACAAGCCCACACGCCCTCGCGTTATCGATCATCCAGCGAAGCGTGATGTTCGAAAGTCCACAGTCCGAGTAGCTGCCACCCACATCGCAGTGAACCCCCGGAAACCAGACCTGCGTCAACTGCGCATCGTTCGCCCGGGGACTCCCATCCGGATTCGTCCATAGCGTCGGCAGAAACGACGCGCGCCGCTCATCGATGGAGATCGCGTGATAAGCATTCTGGACGCATTTGCTCAACGTAGTGTCGAGAAAGCCGTACTTTGCCTGGTCGAAGTTGCCGAAGAGATGCCCTGGAACCCCGAGCGCTCCTACCGTATCCCACACCCCAACCATCCGAACGTCGACATCGGTAAGGCCATACTCCGCAACGAGGGGTTCCTTGGCTGCTTTTCTTTGATCATGGTCGCTGATCCGGTAGACATCGAAGATGCGCTTGACCATTCGGTTGTCGAGGTTTTTGGTAGGCACGCCAAAGAGAGCAATCATACCCGCAAGACTTCGCGCGGTGTACGCTCCCCGGCTGAACCCGAAGATGAAGATCTCATCCCCCGGGTCCCAGACATACGAAAGAAACGCGTACCCGTCTTGAACCTTCTCAAAGAGTCCTTCGCCCATCGTTCCGCCGAAAAAGTGTTCAAAGGCAGACCCGTCCGTACCCACGCCACTGTCGTAATACTTCAATTGAGACGCATCTTCGTTCAGCATCAGGTAGAGCTTCCGAACATTGGTATCGTTCGGCACGGCGAGCGGCCCATGTGGTGTATTCCACGTTCCATCGGCACACAATATGATCTTCTTGCTCATAGTCTCCTCGTACGGCTTGCATCTTCGGTTTTGCGACGATCCCTTGTAGGTCACGAAAACCCAAATTGCAATTAAATTCAGGGAGAACCAAATGCGCTTCAAGGGTCGCCCAAGTCTATAGGGAGACTCGCCACGCCGCTCATCGCCTCAACCAGAACCTCGCGATTAAGCCGCTGGTGCGAGTCATTGCCGAACAAAGCCTACGGCTTCAAACCTTAGGCAGCCATCAGGATCGCTCGTCCCAGCGCGCCCGTAAGCCCATCTTGCGCATCGAGAGCCGCATTCCGAACCGGGCCCGCAAGCCCGCGAAGATGGTCCGCGAAGTTCCACGCGAGATCGCGAGCCTGGCACATATTCCAGTACGCGAGCACACGACCAGCCTTCCCGGTGTCCTCCGCCAGAACACCCAGCGTATCAACTGCCAGCATCGTCAACGCCGCAGGCATCACCAGGTTCAACAGCGTATTCACGGATTCGTAGTCCGCGTACTCCGCGCTCGTCAGCGAAGGCACAATACCCATCTCGGCATCCGTAACCAGCAACGCAAGCGCAAGGTCATGGTTGATATGCGCGTTCATCCCTGCCAGCGCGAACTGAACGCGATCAATCCCCACCACGAAGCGTGCCTCGAACAGGGCCTTCCACGAAGAAGCAACGGTACCGCCCACGAGGTAGTCCGCGACAGCCGTAAAGTAAAGGTTCGCAAAGGTCACATCTAGTTGCGTAAGCCACACGGGACTCTTCCAGCCGCCACCCGGAGGTTGCAGATCAACCTGTTGCGTCACCATCAAGTAGAGTCGGTTGAACCACTTCAGCCCATCGCCATTCGCCAGCAGGTCGTCGATCGCCTGCATCTTCGCAATTACCTCGGCGATGGTCGCGGGCTTCTGCTCAGTCAGCACCGTGTAGAGCGCCAGCTCATCAGCGGAAAGGGTGGCTGTGGACATGTTGCCTCCTGACGTACTGGAAGAGCTCGGCCCTAGCTGTCTTTGCGGTAGAGCAGATTCTTCATCGCGTCCCTGCGAGCCTCATTCGCTTCACTCGCGGACTTGCGCTCTTCGGCATCCATCTTGCCTTTGCCTACGGCCTCGCTCGCCTCAGGCGAACTGCACTCCGGACAGCGATTGGCGAATCCCGGCTTATCCGGCTTCAGTTCGAACTCTTCAGAGCAAACGACGCAAACTTTGATCGGGAAAGACATACCCCATCATCTTAAACCGAGTTCGCCATTTGGCATAGCTGGCAGCTCTCGCACGCGCCGTGCGCCCAGGCAAATTGCAGTCGCGATGAAACGCCAATCGCCCCACCTTCACCATCCTTCCCGTAAGACCAGCGACAGCTCGCCTGCTATACGGGCAGCTCTCATTCGTAACCTCATGGAGGCCTTTGTGGCGAATCACCCAGCAAGAACAGAATCACCTGCCGTCGCCGAGTTGGCACGCGCCCTGCGAGGCGTTATCCCGGAGCTCGGCGGGAACGCCATCGGCACCGTCCGGGACGATGCCTCGCGGCACACCGCCGGTCTCGCGATCGACATCATGCTCAACAGCAAGGATCCCTACCAGAAGGGCATCGCCGACGACATCATCAGCGCCTTGATCGATATGCAAAGCAAGATCCGCTGGCACGACATCCTCTATACAGACTGGCCGGACACCACACCCGGGGTGCCCTTTCACTTCCATATTCCCGGCGGTGGCGGAGGCTACGGCGGTCATCTCCTCCAGAAGAATCCCAACCACAACGTAGCCCTTGGCCGCGCCCACGAGAACCATATTCATGTGGACTGGGTCGACTTCTCGCTGCGCATCCCCGGAGACAGCAAGTTCGTCTACGACTGGCCGTCCGATGCACGCACCATGGGCTTTGCTGACGGAATCCAGAGCCGCCTGATGCTAAGCTCGCGAACCTGACCGAATCTCGACGTCACTTACCTTCCCCAGTCAATCGACATCCGGGAATCGCCCTCGCCCCACACAGTGATTCCCGGCCTCGTTTGGTCCTGAACCGGGCGGCGAATGCCATAATCAAAATCATGCCGTCCCTCTGGACCCCTACCGCCTGGACCGAACGCCTCGCCGAACTCGAAGCCCGCTCCCCCGAACTCAAGGAAGCCCCCCTCCGTCGTGATGTCCGTTCCCTCGGCATGCTCCTGGGAGAGGTCCTTCGCGAGCAGGCCGGCGAGCCGCTCTACGACGCCGTGGAAGCTCTTCGCCGCATCGCCATCGCTCGCCGCGAAGCCGACGCCGCGAACGACACTGCCGCAGCCCGCAGCCATCTCCAGCAAGCTCTCTTCAGCGTTCACGCCCACGCCGAAGACGCCACACAGGCCTATCAGCTCGCCCGCGCCTTCAGCTTCTACTTCGAGCTGATCAACCTCGCCGAGACCAATCACCGCAAGCGTCGACGTCTCGCCGGTTCGCTCGATCAGCAGGCGAAGAACGTCCAGCGCGGCAGCCTTCGCGGAGCCCTGCGCCAGCTCAAGCTCGCGGGCATCGACGCCCCGGAGGCCCGCGCGCTTCTCGGCAAGGTCTGCATCTCGCCCGTGTTCACCGCGCACCCCACCGAGGTCGCCCGCCGCAGCGTCATGTTCAAGCGCCGCCGCATCTCCGACCTGCTCGAACAGCTCGACCGCATCCCCGTTCCCGCCACCGACCTCGAAGCCCTCGAGCGCGACCTCACCGCCGAGATCACCGCCCTCTGGCAGACCGACGACGTCCGCTCCGAGCGCCCCACCGTGCGCGACGAGATCCGCATGGCGCTCGACTACTACGAGTCCTCCCTCTTCGATACCCTGCCCGTCCTCTACGCCGAAGTAGCGCTCGCCCTCGCAGCCGAATACCCCGAAGCAGGCAAGCCCTGCCTCGCCGACCTTCCCCAGCTCGTCTCCTTCGGCTCATGGATCGGCGGTGACCGCGACGGCAATCCCTTCGTCACACCCGAAGCCACCCGTGAAGCTCTCGCGATGGCGCACGCCCTGCTCCTCAACCACTATCGCCGGCGCCTCCAGAACATCTTCGAGCAGCTCGGCAGCTCCACCCAGCAAGTCCCCATCACCCCCGAGCTGCGCGCCCTCCTCGACCAATATCTAGACCAGATGCGCGCCGCCGGCCAGCCCGCACTGGAGCAGCGCTTCCCGCACGAGCTCCTCCGTCTCCTCATCGCCTGTATCATGATGCGGCTCGGCGCCACACCGCAGTCGACCGTGCCACTCCCGGCAAGGCCTGCGCTCGCACCCTACACCCGCGCCGCCGACCTTCTCAGCGACCTTACCGTCCTCCGCAAATCCCTGATCGCCAACCGGGGCCGACGCCTCACCGAACTCCTCATCGACCCGCTTCTCCTCGAGGTCCGCACCTACGGCCTGCACCTCCAGACCCTCGACATCCGCCAGCATGCCAAGGTGCACGCCGCTGCCATCACCGAACTCGACGCCTTTCATCCCCAACAGAACAGCCTGGAACTCCCCCCCGCTCTCACCCCCCAGACCACTGAACTCCTCGACACCTTCCGCACCATCGCCGACCTCAAGCGCTCCAGCGCGCCCGAGTCCATCCGGCAGTACGTCATCAGCGGTGCCACTTCGGCCGAGGACATCCTCAACGTGCTCTGGCTCGCTCGCCTCGGCAGCGTCAAAGTCGAAGCCGAGGGAGACGACCCCGGCCTTCAGCCCGTACCCCTCTTCGAGTCCATCGAAGACCTCCAGAACGCTTCCGCCATCATGCGCGAACTCTGGTCGAGCGAAGCCTACCAGCCACTCCTCGCCTCGTGGAACCACCGCCAGGAGGTCATGCTCGGCTACTCCGACTCCAATAAAGACGGCGGCATGATCACCAGCACCTGGGAGATCTATCAGGCCCACCGCGCCCTCTACGACGTGGCGCGGGACTGCGGCGTCACCCTCCGTCTCTTCCACGGTCGCGGCGGTACCGTAGGCCGGGGCGGCGGGCCCACCCACCGCGCCATCTTCGCCCAGCCCATGGATTCCTTCTCCGGCGAGTTCCGCATCACCGAGCAGGGCGAGGTCCTCAACTGGAAGTACTCCGACGTCATCCTCGCCGAGCGCAACCTTGAACTCATGATCGCCGCCTCCCTCGACGCCCTCGCAAGGCCGGACGCTCTCCTCCAGAAGGGTGCGGCCATTCCCCACCTCACAGGCGAGATCCTCCCTCCCTGGGAGGCTGCCATGAATCAGCTCTCGGCAACCTCCTACACCTTCTACCGCGCCGAGATCCTCGATAACCCCGAAACCTTCACCTACTTCGAGCAGGCCACGCCCGTCGCCGAGCTCGAACACGCCCGCATCGGCTCCCGCCCCGCGCGCCGCGCCAGTAAGGACGCCAAACGCTCCTTCGCCGGCCTCCGCGCCATCCCCTGGGTCTTCGGCTGGATGCAGTCCCGTCAGCTTGTTCCCGCCTGGTTCGGCGTAGGCCACGCCATCGAGCTCTTCCTCAACGCCGATCCGGCCAACCTCGCACTCCTCCAGACCATGGCCCGCGACTTCCCTCTCTTCATCGACATCATCCGCAACGTCGAGATGGCGCTCGCCAAGGCCGACTTCGGCATCGCCCGCCTCTACGCCTCACTCGTAGAAGATGAGCAGCTTCGCGACCGAGTCTTCAACACTCTCGAAACCGAGTTCAAGCTGACGCTCCGCATGATCCTCGCCGTCACCGGCCAGACCGCGCTGCTCGAAAAAAACCCCGTCCTCGAGCAATCCATCCGCCTCCGCAATCCCTACGTCGACCCACTCTCCCTCATTCAGGTCGAACTAATCCGCCGCAAGCGTGCCGCCGAAGAGACCGGCGCAGACGCCACCGAACTCAACCGCGCCATCACAGCCACCATTAACGGCATCAGCGCCGGCCTCCGCAACACGGGCTGATGAAAACTGCACATCAGGCGCACTACTTGTCTTTCCTCACAGAGCAGGATCGGCTACAGTCGCACTCATGTTCCTCATGGTCCTTGTCGAACTCAATGTTGAAGTTAAGTTCGAAATCTTTTAGATTCACTCACGCTCCTAACCCGTTTTAACGCCTATTTCAGCCTCAAAGCCGACTTCCTACATCTATCGCCCCCGCTACCGCATCAAAAATCGAAGATTATGCGAACGCTCAGGCATCTTGTTCTTCCTCTGCTGTTCTGTATCCCCGCGATCGTAGCGGCACAGTCCAACCAGCCCACGCTCGAAGCGCGCCTCATCAACAAGCCGCTCTACCTGCGCGGCCTCTGGCGCAACGACAATCTACGATTTGACGGCCTGGGCCGCCTCACAACCCCCTCCGAGACCACCTCCTTCACCCTCGCCGGTATGGACGTCACTCGCGTCTACCTCCAGGGCGACGGCCTCATCATGGAAGGTCGCCGCGTCGGCCTCGAACTCGAGCAGCAGGACGCCCGCACCCGCGTCCCCATTCAGGTCAACGGAGCCGACGAGCCGATCCGTATCGAGATCACCCTCGCCCCGGGTGCCGACTACAACCACGCCCTCTCCGCCATCTTTGTCGAAGATCTAGCCAGCCTCGTCCCCACGCTTCCCGACTACTGGCAGGTCTATGCCACCAACAACTTTCTCGCCCCCGGCAATCAGCGCCCGCTCCACTCCGAGGCGTCCGAAAAGATGCTCGACAAGCCCATCAACAAGGGAGGAAAGGAGTCCATTACCAAGCCCACCCTGGCTCGCTCCGTCGCTCCCGAGATCACCCCCGCCGCAACCAACCTCCGGTACAAGGCCAGCGTGATCATCAGCCTGATCGTCGAGAAGGAAGGCGTTCCAACGCATCTCCAACTCCTGCGGCCCGCCGGTCTTGGTCTCGACGAGCAGGCAATCGCCGCCGTCCAGAAGTACATCTTCCGCCCCGCAACGCAGAAGGGTAAGCCCGTTCCCGTCGACCTCAACGTCGTCGTCGACTTCAACGGCGGCAACCGCTAAGGCCGAAGCCCCACGCATCGCGAAGGGTCCGCAAGGCAACTCCTGGCCGCGTACCTGCTACCCTGCTTCTATCCACTTTTTCTGGGAGCATCCATGCGTAGCCTTCGCCAAGCCGTCACTGCAGCCCTTTGTAGCACCCTCTGTATCGCTGCCGTCGCTCAACGCCGCGCCCCGCTCACCGCAGAAGAGGCCGCCGCTCTCATCACCAAGCGGGAAGGCATCGAGAAGCAGTTGGAAGACGTCGCCGTCATCGACCGCAAGGTCATGATCCCCATGAAGGACGGCATCCGCATCGCCGCCGACATCTACCGCCCCAAAGACACCTCGAAGAAGTATCCGATCATCCTCTCCCGTACCCCCTACAACTTTAACTTCTGGGACGTCAAACTCGGCACCTGGCGCGACATGACCACCGAACTCGACGCCGTCAAGCGTGGCTACGTCCTTATCGAGATGAACGAGCGTGGCCACTTCTTCTCCGAAGGCAACTACGACATCCTCGGCACACCCCTTACCGACTCCGACGAAGAGCTCGACTGGATGGGCGCGCAGCCCTGGTCAAGCGGCAAAGTCGGCATGATCGGCTGCTCCTCCACCGCCGAGTATCAACTGGCCGTAGCCTCACGCGGCAACAAGAATCTCACCACCTTCATCCCCCAGAGCTTCGGTGCCGGTGTCGGCAAGGTCGGTCCCTACAACGAGCAGGGCAACTGGTATCGCGGCGGTGCCGTGCAGATGCTCTTCATCGACTGGATCTACGGCGAGCAGAATCAGGTCCGCCCCATGTTTCCCCCGACCACCTCGCAGGCTGACCTCATCAAGGCCTCGAAGATGTTCGACCTCGCCCCGCAGATGCCCCCCGTCGACTGGGCCAAGGCCTTTACCCACCTCCCCGAGAAGGACATCATCTCCGCGGTAGACGGCCCCAAAGGCATCTACTCGGACAAGATGCCCGTCGATACCGGCGGTGCCATGATCGAGCGCACCCCCAACGATCCCGCATGGCGCAAGGGCGGCATCTGGCAGTCCGACACCATGCCCATCAATCTCCCCGGCTTCTGGTTCATGACCTGGTACGACGTCTCGACCGGCCCCAACCTCGCCGCCTACAACTTCGTGCGCTCAACTGCCAAAGGTGAAGTGGCGAACGAACAATACGCCGTCATCGCCCCCACCCTCCACTGCGGGTACAAGCGCGCCACCGAGCACACCGTAGTCGGCCAGCGCGACATGGGCGACGCCCGCCTCGACTGGGACGGCATGACCTACGCCTGGTTTGACCACTTCCTCAAGGGTGAAGACAACGGCTTCCTCCAGAAGACGCCGAAGGTCCAGTACTACACCATGGGCATGAACAAGTGGCAGCACTCCGAGGTCTGGCCTCCAGCCACCGCCAAGCCTGTCACACTGACCCTCACCAGCGGCGGCCACGCCAACACCCTCCACGGCGACGGCGTCCTCTCCATGGCTCCTGCAGCACCTGCCCCGAAGGCAAAGAAATCAAAGATCTCCCCTGACCTGGCCGACCTCTTCGTCTACGATCCCATGAACCCCACACCCTCCTATGGCGGCAACGTCTGCTGCGCCGCCAACTCCATTCCCGGCACAGGCGGAGCGCTCGACCAGCGCAAGATGGAAGAGCGTCAGGACATCCTCGTCTACACCTCGCAGCCCTTCAAAGACGGCATCGAAGTCTCCGGCCCCATCACCGCGACCCTCTACGTCTCCTCCGACGTCAAGGACACCGACGTCACCGTCAAGGTTCTCGACGTCTACCCCGACGGCACCGCCTACAACCTCGACGAGACCATCCAGCGACTCCGCTATCGCGATGGCGACGACAAGATCGTTTGGATGGAGAAGGACAAGGTCTACAAGGTCACCCTGACCCCGATGAACACCAGCAACTTCTTCCTACCCGGCCACAGCATCCGTCTCGAGGTCGCAGGAGCCAACTTCCCCCGCTTCGACCGCAACCTCAACACCGGCGGTGACAACTTCTCCGAGACCACCAGCGTCATCGCCCACACCCGGATCCATCACACCCCGCAATACCCCAGCACCCTCACCCTCTCCGTCGTAAAGCCAGCAAACTAGGCTTCAGATCTGAAACCGCCTGGGCACTTCTTAGAGGTGCTCAGGCTAGGGCGCATGCGGACCATCACTCATCTTCTTGCCGTCCTTCCAGACCGCAGCAATCAACTCCGTATTCCGAATGTCCTCACTCGGATCTTTGTCCAGCACGACGAAGTTAGCCTTCAGCCCCGGCTTCAACATCCCAAACTCGCTCGAAGCCCGCAGCAGTGTCGCCCCGTTCTTCGTCCCGACGGTAATCGCCTGTAGCGGTGTCAACCCAGCCTGAACCAGTAGCTGCAACTCCGTATGCTCGGCAAATCCAAACGGCCGAATCGGCGTTGCCCCGGAGTCCGTACCGAGCGCCACCGGGATCCCCGCGTCGTACACCTTCTTCAGATTCTTCAAGGCTATCGGCAGCGCCGCACGCTCCGCAGCCGTAGCCTTTGACGCGTTCTGCGTCTCCTTATACTTCGGATCGGTAATCATCGCGAACACACCCGGCTCCAGCGCATCCCGAAAGAACGGCTCGTTGAGCCACGCCGGATCACCCGCATACGCCACCGCAAAATCATCCAGCGACAGCGTACCGATGTACGTCACATGTTTCTGTTTCATCTCGGCAATCAACGAATCTGGAATCTCCTGATCCCGCACGC
Coding sequences:
- the ppc gene encoding phosphoenolpyruvate carboxylase, with product MPSLWTPTAWTERLAELEARSPELKEAPLRRDVRSLGMLLGEVLREQAGEPLYDAVEALRRIAIARREADAANDTAAARSHLQQALFSVHAHAEDATQAYQLARAFSFYFELINLAETNHRKRRRLAGSLDQQAKNVQRGSLRGALRQLKLAGIDAPEARALLGKVCISPVFTAHPTEVARRSVMFKRRRISDLLEQLDRIPVPATDLEALERDLTAEITALWQTDDVRSERPTVRDEIRMALDYYESSLFDTLPVLYAEVALALAAEYPEAGKPCLADLPQLVSFGSWIGGDRDGNPFVTPEATREALAMAHALLLNHYRRRLQNIFEQLGSSTQQVPITPELRALLDQYLDQMRAAGQPALEQRFPHELLRLLIACIMMRLGATPQSTVPLPARPALAPYTRAADLLSDLTVLRKSLIANRGRRLTELLIDPLLLEVRTYGLHLQTLDIRQHAKVHAAAITELDAFHPQQNSLELPPALTPQTTELLDTFRTIADLKRSSAPESIRQYVISGATSAEDILNVLWLARLGSVKVEAEGDDPGLQPVPLFESIEDLQNASAIMRELWSSEAYQPLLASWNHRQEVMLGYSDSNKDGGMITSTWEIYQAHRALYDVARDCGVTLRLFHGRGGTVGRGGGPTHRAIFAQPMDSFSGEFRITEQGEVLNWKYSDVILAERNLELMIAASLDALARPDALLQKGAAIPHLTGEILPPWEAAMNQLSATSYTFYRAEILDNPETFTYFEQATPVAELEHARIGSRPARRASKDAKRSFAGLRAIPWVFGWMQSRQLVPAWFGVGHAIELFLNADPANLALLQTMARDFPLFIDIIRNVEMALAKADFGIARLYASLVEDEQLRDRVFNTLETEFKLTLRMILAVTGQTALLEKNPVLEQSIRLRNPYVDPLSLIQVELIRRKRAAEETGADATELNRAITATINGISAGLRNTG
- a CDS encoding energy transducer TonB — protein: MRTLRHLVLPLLFCIPAIVAAQSNQPTLEARLINKPLYLRGLWRNDNLRFDGLGRLTTPSETTSFTLAGMDVTRVYLQGDGLIMEGRRVGLELEQQDARTRVPIQVNGADEPIRIEITLAPGADYNHALSAIFVEDLASLVPTLPDYWQVYATNNFLAPGNQRPLHSEASEKMLDKPINKGGKESITKPTLARSVAPEITPAATNLRYKASVIISLIVEKEGVPTHLQLLRPAGLGLDEQAIAAVQKYIFRPATQKGKPVPVDLNVVVDFNGGNR
- a CDS encoding CocE/NonD family hydrolase, with protein sequence MRSLRQAVTAALCSTLCIAAVAQRRAPLTAEEAAALITKREGIEKQLEDVAVIDRKVMIPMKDGIRIAADIYRPKDTSKKYPIILSRTPYNFNFWDVKLGTWRDMTTELDAVKRGYVLIEMNERGHFFSEGNYDILGTPLTDSDEELDWMGAQPWSSGKVGMIGCSSTAEYQLAVASRGNKNLTTFIPQSFGAGVGKVGPYNEQGNWYRGGAVQMLFIDWIYGEQNQVRPMFPPTTSQADLIKASKMFDLAPQMPPVDWAKAFTHLPEKDIISAVDGPKGIYSDKMPVDTGGAMIERTPNDPAWRKGGIWQSDTMPINLPGFWFMTWYDVSTGPNLAAYNFVRSTAKGEVANEQYAVIAPTLHCGYKRATEHTVVGQRDMGDARLDWDGMTYAWFDHFLKGEDNGFLQKTPKVQYYTMGMNKWQHSEVWPPATAKPVTLTLTSGGHANTLHGDGVLSMAPAAPAPKAKKSKISPDLADLFVYDPMNPTPSYGGNVCCAANSIPGTGGALDQRKMEERQDILVYTSQPFKDGIEVSGPITATLYVSSDVKDTDVTVKVLDVYPDGTAYNLDETIQRLRYRDGDDKIVWMEKDKVYKVTLTPMNTSNFFLPGHSIRLEVAGANFPRFDRNLNTGGDNFSETTSVIAHTRIHHTPQYPSTLTLSVVKPAN